In Brassica rapa cultivar Chiifu-401-42 chromosome A06, CAAS_Brap_v3.01, whole genome shotgun sequence, a single window of DNA contains:
- the LOC103871051 gene encoding dirigent protein 20, with the protein MAKLIFFLAVQILLLSVVSSTRDDGENFARTIDRKLLGLRRKEKLTHFKVYWHDMISGPNPTSIIIQPPVKKYSTTYFGGISMIDNALTAKVSRNSTLIGKAQGFYAGAAQKELGLIMAMNFVFKIGKYNGSTITILGRNSAMSEVREMPIVGGSGLFRFARGYVEARTKWTRNLDATVEYSCYVLHY; encoded by the coding sequence ATGGCCAAGCTCATTTTCTTCCTCGCAGTCCAAATCCTCCTCCTCTCCGTCGTTTCTTCGACCAGAGATGATGGAGAAAACTTTGCAAGAACCATAGATCGGAAACTTCTAGGTCTTCGTAGGAAAGAGAAGCTAACCCATTTCAAGGTCTATTGGCACGACATGATAAGCGGTCCAAATCCAACTTCCATCATTATCCAGCCACCAGTTAAGAAGTACTCTACTACCTACTTTGGAGGAATCTCTATGATCGATAACGCTTTGACGGCGAAAGTTTCGAGGAACTCCACGTTAATTGGCAAGGCACAAGGGTTTTACGCTGGAGCGGCCCAAAAAGAGTTGGGTTTAATAATGGCgatgaattttgtttttaagatAGGGAAGTACAACGGGAGCACGATCACAATCCTTGGTCGGAACTCGGCGATGTCGGAGGTTAGAGAAATGCCGATCGTGGGAGGAAGTGGGCTTTTCCGCTTTGCTAGAGGCTATGTTGAGGCTCGAACAAAGTGGACTCGTAACCTCGATGCCACGGTTGAGTATAGTTGTTATGTTCTGCATTATTGA
- the LOC103871052 gene encoding dirigent protein 20: MAKLIFFLAVQILVLAVVSSTGDIFARTIDRKLLGLHSKEKLTHFKVYWHDILSGPNPTSIMIQPPVTKSTTYFGGITMIDNALTAKVPTNSTLVGQAQGFYAGAAQKELGFLMAMNFVFKTGKYNGSTITILGRNTPFSEVREMPIVGGSGLFRFARGYVEARTKWFNLKNGDATVEYSCYVLHY; the protein is encoded by the coding sequence atggCCAAGCTCATTTTCTTCCTCGCCGTCCAAATCCTCGTCCTCGCCGTCGTTTCTTCCACCGGAGACATATTTGCAAGAACCATAGATCGTAAACTCCTCGGCCTCCACAGCAAAGAGAAGCTAACCCATTTCAAAGTCTATTGGCACGACATTTTGAGCGGTCCAAACCCAACCTCCATCATGATCCAGCCACCGGTTACAAAATCTACTACCTACTTCGGAGGAATCACTATGATCGACAACGCGTTGACGGCGAAAGTCCCGACGAACTCCACGTTAGTTGGCCAGGCACAAGGGTTTTACGCCGGTGCGGCCCAAAAGGAGTTAGGGTTTCTAATGGCTATGAACTTTGTTTTCAAGACAGGGAAGTACAACGGGAGCACGATCACGATTCTTGGTCGGAACACTCCGTTTTCGGAGGTCAGAGAAATGCCTATCGTTGGAGGAAGTGGGCTTTTCAGGTTTGCTAGAGGCTATGTCGAGGCTCGAACAAAGTGGTTTAATCTCAAGAACGGTGATGCTACTGTTGAGTATAGCTGTTATGTTCTGCACTACTGA
- the LOC103871053 gene encoding uncharacterized protein LOC103871053 has translation MASSKVCRLSSKIHSLTQRLSKTNVHVSSIPSPIKSSLPSSATPRINRSFRVPVELSSCISLFPLHSAVASSRLVSSLSAESMSWGLVPQGISMPL, from the exons ATGGCGTCTTCGAAAGTGTGCAGATTATCGTCAAAGATACACTCTTTAACGCAGAGGCTAAGCAAAACGAATGTCCACGTCTCATCCATACCCTCTCCCATCAAATCTTCATTACCATCCTCAGCGACTCCCCGTATCAATCGTTCTTTCAG agtACCTGTGGAGCTGAGTAGCTGTATATCTCTGTTTCCACTACACAGTGCTGTTGCATCTTCCAGATTAGTGTCAAGTCTCTCTGCTGAATCCATGAGCTGGGGTTTAGTTCCTCAAG GTATTTCAATGCCTTTATGA
- the LOC103871054 gene encoding LOW QUALITY PROTEIN: PRA1 family protein F2 (The sequence of the model RefSeq protein was modified relative to this genomic sequence to represent the inferred CDS: deleted 1 base in 1 codon) yields the protein MTNYGSIPTSSHPSPPIDLEYISRAKYRIKSGLATRRPWKTMFDLQSMNLPHGFFDAISRIKTNLVYFRANYAVVVLLVLFLSLVYHPTSLLVLAVLVVFWIFLYFLRDEPLVVFGHQIDDRTVMICLSVLTIVMLLFTHATANVLGAVATAVVLVLVHAAVRRSDNLYLDEEAAAASEASGLTSYP from the exons ATGACGAACTACGGCTCGATCCCGACGTCGTCTCACCCATCT CCCCCCATCGATCTCGAGTACATCTCACGCGCAAAATACCGCATCAAATCAGGACTCGCGACGCGCCGCCCATGGAAAACGATGTTCGATCTCCAATCAATGAACCTCCCACACGGCTTCTTCGACGCGATCTCGAGGATCAAGACGAACCTCGTCTACTTCAGAGCCAACTACGCCGTCGTCGTCCTCCTCGTCCTCTTCCTGAGCCTCGTCTACCACCCGACCTCGCTCCTCGTCTTGGCCGTCCTGGTCGTCTTCTGGATCTTCCTCTACTTCCTCCGCGACGAGCCTCTCGTGGTCTTCGGTCACCAGATCGATGATCGGACGGTCATGATCTGCTTATCGGTTTTGACGATCGTGATGCTTTTGTTCACGCACGCGACGGCGAATGTTCTCGGGGCGGTGGCGACCGCTGTGGTGTTGGTTTTGGTACACGCGGCGGTTAGGAGGAGTGATAATTTGTATCTTGATGAGGAAGCTGCGGCCGCGTCGGAAGCTTCAGGGCTGACGTCATATCCATAA